One Gordonia mangrovi genomic region harbors:
- a CDS encoding sulfite exporter TauE/SafE family protein: MDIVLSSIAGLAIGALLGLLGGGGSILAVPALVYGVGEPLSHAVPTALLVIAVSSAVAVLPRVRARQVNWRLAGIFAAVGIPATLAGSVLGGRLPEPVVMMVFAAVMAVAAVRMLRDVGATGTACAIDESGIDWRRCASRSTPVAAAVGVLTGMLGVGGGFLIIPALVMALGVEMSVAIGTLLLIIVGTRLRTERLQRWFAYLVLAVAAFVVIETIVVR, encoded by the coding sequence GTGGACATCGTGTTGAGTTCGATCGCCGGACTGGCGATCGGTGCCCTGCTGGGACTGCTGGGTGGTGGTGGTTCCATCCTCGCCGTGCCCGCACTGGTCTATGGGGTGGGTGAGCCTCTCTCGCATGCGGTGCCCACCGCGCTGCTGGTGATCGCAGTGTCGTCGGCGGTGGCTGTGCTGCCGAGAGTGCGGGCCCGACAGGTCAACTGGCGCCTCGCCGGCATCTTCGCGGCCGTCGGCATCCCGGCAACGCTGGCGGGCAGCGTGCTCGGCGGCCGCCTTCCGGAACCGGTGGTCATGATGGTGTTCGCCGCGGTCATGGCGGTCGCGGCGGTACGCATGCTGCGTGACGTCGGTGCCACGGGCACCGCGTGCGCGATCGACGAATCGGGCATCGACTGGCGTCGCTGTGCCTCGCGATCGACCCCGGTCGCCGCGGCGGTCGGGGTGCTCACCGGGATGCTCGGCGTCGGGGGCGGTTTCCTCATCATCCCGGCGCTGGTGATGGCGTTGGGGGTCGAGATGTCGGTCGCCATTGGCACCTTGTTGCTGATCATCGTCGGCACCCGTCTCCGGACCGAGCGCCTGCAGAGGTGGTTCGCCTATCTGGTGCTCGCCGTCGCGGCGTTCGTGGTCATCGAGACGATCGTGGTGCGCTGA
- the ku gene encoding non-homologous end joining protein Ku: MRSIWKGDLSFGLVNVPVKVYSATESHDRKSYQVDSKDGTRIRYRRVREGTDTEVDYSDIANAYETDSGETVILTKEDLATLPVQKSPEISILEFVPTEQVDPIYFDKPYYLEPSSKSPKAYALLAQALQKTDRLAIAQFTLRNRTRLAALRVVDGVMTLQTLLWPDEVRAADFPFLEEDTEIRPQELDMASSLIETMAKDFDPSEFEDRYQNELSKLVAAKADGAEAFPESDEEPEADEDSEVADLLAALRASVKDNGPADEKSGGAESTAKKAPPKKAAAKKAPAKKAAAKKTPQKSTAAKSTEKKSTAKKTSAKKTAKKSA; this comes from the coding sequence ATGCGCTCGATCTGGAAGGGCGACCTCAGCTTTGGCCTGGTCAACGTGCCGGTCAAGGTGTACTCCGCCACGGAAAGCCACGACCGCAAGTCGTACCAGGTCGATTCCAAAGACGGCACGCGGATTCGCTACCGCCGGGTCCGGGAGGGCACCGACACCGAGGTCGACTACTCCGACATCGCCAACGCCTACGAGACCGATTCCGGCGAGACGGTCATCCTCACCAAAGAGGACCTCGCGACGCTGCCGGTGCAGAAGAGTCCGGAGATCTCGATCCTGGAGTTCGTGCCGACCGAACAGGTCGACCCGATCTACTTCGACAAGCCCTATTACCTCGAGCCGTCGTCGAAATCGCCGAAGGCGTATGCATTGCTCGCGCAGGCGCTGCAGAAGACCGATCGGTTGGCCATCGCCCAGTTCACCCTGCGCAACCGCACGCGGTTGGCCGCCTTACGCGTGGTGGACGGCGTGATGACGCTGCAGACGCTGCTGTGGCCCGACGAGGTGCGTGCCGCCGACTTCCCGTTCCTCGAGGAAGACACCGAGATCCGGCCGCAGGAGCTCGACATGGCGTCGTCGTTGATCGAGACCATGGCCAAGGACTTCGACCCGTCGGAGTTCGAGGACCGCTACCAGAACGAACTGTCGAAGTTGGTGGCCGCCAAGGCCGATGGTGCCGAGGCGTTCCCGGAGAGTGACGAGGAGCCCGAGGCCGACGAGGACTCCGAGGTGGCCGATCTGCTCGCCGCGCTGCGAGCATCGGTGAAGGACAATGGGCCCGCCGACGAGAAATCCGGCGGTGCGGAATCGACCGCGAAGAAGGCTCCGCCGAAGAAGGCCGCAGCGAAGAAGGCGCCGGCCAAAAAGGCCGCGGCCAAGAAGACCCCGCAGAAGTCGACGGCAGCGAAATCGACGGAGAAGAAGTCCACGGCCAAGAAGACCAGCGCGAAGAAGACCGCCAAGAAATCGGCGTGA
- a CDS encoding LysE/ArgO family amino acid transporter: protein MTTFVLAAVAGLLTGAGLIIAIGPQNVFVLRQGVARAHVVPVVVVCAVSDVVLIIAGVAGLGALVAAHPSVVTIAKIFGGGYVIVLGVLAARRCLRSSEAIVANAGEAATVSRWAAIGMTLALTWLNPHVYLDTVLTMGAIANSHGNAKWAFAIGACLASLLWFATLGGGATRLSRFFASPRSWRMLDVVVAVVMLAMGVMLLVSV from the coding sequence ATGACCACCTTCGTCCTCGCCGCCGTCGCCGGCCTGCTCACCGGTGCCGGCCTGATCATCGCGATCGGCCCGCAGAATGTGTTCGTCCTCCGGCAAGGAGTCGCGCGAGCCCATGTGGTGCCGGTGGTGGTGGTGTGTGCGGTCTCCGACGTCGTGCTGATCATCGCGGGCGTGGCCGGCCTGGGCGCCCTGGTGGCCGCTCACCCGTCGGTGGTGACCATCGCCAAGATCTTCGGCGGCGGCTACGTCATCGTGCTCGGAGTGCTGGCGGCCCGGCGGTGTCTGCGCAGTTCCGAGGCGATCGTCGCCAATGCCGGTGAGGCCGCGACCGTGAGCCGCTGGGCCGCCATCGGCATGACCCTCGCCCTGACCTGGCTCAACCCGCACGTCTACCTCGACACCGTGCTCACCATGGGTGCGATCGCGAACAGCCACGGGAATGCGAAGTGGGCGTTCGCGATTGGGGCGTGCCTGGCCAGCCTGCTGTGGTTCGCGACGTTGGGCGGTGGCGCCACCCGGCTGTCGCGGTTCTTCGCCTCACCGCGGTCGTGGCGCATGCTCGATGTCGTCGTCGCGGTGGTGATGCTCGCGATGGGGGTGATGCTGTTGGTGTCGGTGTAG
- a CDS encoding MFS transporter yields the protein MSTSTSKFLPAALKPFALRQYRLLAAGLVLAMFADGVWTVGVVWQVIALGGGPGLLAVVTGVAAAGMVGSTLAGGVLADRVSQRRIMIGLEIAKMIAFAVVGVAALAGVLDYPLLVAAALVGGVTTGMYYPAYSALLPSVVEAAQLQAANGIEGFLRPVVFQAAGPMVAGGVIAMASPATAIVLAGMASAASALVYGGMRPVPVRRDLAIGSGHPIRSVISDLAEGFGYMWRTPWLWATLFFACVLVLVVMGPIEVLVPFALRAAGGGAGDHALVLAGFGIGAASASLVFASIPMPRRYLTVMFGIWGVSSLPLVIMGIAEHTWLFVVAGFLMGVLFDGPMVLWGTLLQRRVPPALLGRVASLDFFVSVALMPVSMALAAPVSQAIGLTATFVLAGLLPVPVAGAFYVAARLWRDEAEHPLRIEVTDVPAVPATAHEAGHTP from the coding sequence GTGAGTACGTCGACCAGCAAGTTCCTGCCCGCAGCGCTGAAGCCTTTTGCGCTGCGGCAGTACCGGCTGCTCGCGGCCGGTCTGGTGCTGGCGATGTTCGCCGACGGTGTGTGGACGGTCGGGGTGGTGTGGCAGGTCATCGCGCTCGGTGGCGGGCCCGGTCTCCTCGCCGTGGTGACCGGTGTCGCCGCAGCGGGCATGGTGGGTTCGACACTGGCCGGAGGTGTGCTCGCCGATCGGGTGTCGCAGCGCCGCATCATGATCGGTCTGGAAATCGCCAAGATGATCGCGTTCGCGGTCGTCGGTGTGGCCGCGTTGGCCGGTGTCCTCGACTACCCCCTGCTGGTGGCCGCGGCGCTGGTCGGAGGCGTCACCACCGGGATGTACTACCCGGCCTACTCGGCGTTGCTGCCGAGTGTGGTGGAAGCGGCACAGCTGCAGGCTGCCAATGGAATCGAAGGTTTCCTGCGCCCGGTGGTGTTCCAGGCCGCCGGTCCGATGGTGGCCGGCGGGGTCATCGCGATGGCCTCCCCGGCGACGGCCATCGTGCTGGCGGGTATGGCAAGTGCGGCGTCGGCGCTGGTCTACGGGGGCATGCGACCGGTGCCCGTGCGGCGTGACCTCGCCATCGGATCGGGTCATCCGATCCGATCGGTGATCTCGGATCTGGCCGAGGGATTCGGGTACATGTGGCGCACACCGTGGCTGTGGGCGACGTTGTTCTTCGCCTGCGTCCTGGTACTGGTCGTGATGGGGCCGATCGAGGTGCTGGTGCCGTTCGCACTGCGCGCGGCCGGCGGCGGTGCCGGCGACCACGCACTCGTGCTGGCGGGCTTCGGGATCGGTGCGGCCTCGGCATCACTGGTGTTCGCGTCGATCCCCATGCCGCGCCGCTATCTGACGGTGATGTTCGGGATCTGGGGTGTCTCGAGCCTGCCGTTGGTGATCATGGGCATCGCCGAACACACCTGGTTGTTCGTGGTCGCCGGCTTCCTGATGGGTGTGCTGTTCGACGGACCGATGGTGTTGTGGGGCACCCTGTTACAGCGGCGGGTGCCGCCCGCGCTGCTCGGACGCGTGGCGAGTCTCGACTTCTTCGTCTCGGTCGCGCTCATGCCGGTGTCGATGGCGCTGGCCGCGCCGGTGAGCCAGGCGATAGGTCTCACCGCCACCTTCGTGCTGGCCGGATTGCTGCCGGTCCCGGTAGCGGGCGCCTTCTACGTCGCCGCGCGGCTGTGGCGCGATGAGGCCGAGCATCCGCTCCGGATCGAGGTGACCGATGTGCCTGCGGTGCCGGCCACGGCTCACGAGGCCGGACATACCCCATAG
- a CDS encoding LysR family transcriptional regulator ArgP, translated as MEISQEGVQTLAAVLREGTFDGAARALHITPSAVSQRIKALEMSVGRVVVRRTKPATATPDGEALVRLAKQWDLLAAEARAELLGGDPADPGRPRIHLPIAANADSLATWFLPVIATMHAEHPVAIEVLRDDESQNSRFLRSGEVLGAITSDPLGIRGCTIHPLGAMRYLPVATPDFVARWMPRGPSSEALAQAPMVLFDRNDYIQRDVLTRLADGPVSPPISYIPSSVEFHRAVELGIGWGAVPEVQIADALRAGRVTRVVDDHVDVPLFWQYWKLSSPILDALTELTVTAAAEHLVPVSAPRSSR; from the coding sequence GTGGAGATCAGCCAGGAGGGCGTACAGACGCTCGCAGCAGTGCTGCGGGAGGGCACCTTCGACGGAGCAGCCCGGGCCCTGCACATCACTCCGTCGGCCGTCAGTCAGCGGATCAAGGCGTTGGAGATGTCGGTGGGTCGGGTCGTGGTGCGGCGAACGAAACCCGCCACCGCCACGCCAGACGGGGAGGCCCTCGTCCGACTCGCCAAACAGTGGGACCTACTGGCGGCCGAAGCGCGCGCGGAATTGCTCGGCGGCGATCCCGCCGACCCCGGTCGGCCCCGCATCCATCTGCCCATCGCAGCCAACGCCGATTCGCTGGCCACCTGGTTTCTGCCGGTGATCGCCACGATGCACGCCGAGCATCCGGTGGCCATCGAGGTGCTCCGCGACGACGAGAGTCAGAACAGTCGGTTCCTGCGATCCGGAGAAGTGCTGGGTGCCATCACCTCCGACCCGCTCGGCATCCGTGGCTGCACCATCCACCCGCTCGGCGCGATGCGCTATCTGCCCGTCGCGACACCGGATTTCGTCGCGCGGTGGATGCCGCGGGGACCATCCTCGGAAGCATTGGCGCAGGCACCGATGGTGCTGTTCGATCGCAATGACTACATCCAGCGCGACGTGCTGACCCGCTTGGCCGACGGCCCGGTCTCGCCGCCGATCAGCTACATCCCGTCGTCGGTCGAGTTCCATCGGGCCGTGGAACTCGGTATCGGCTGGGGTGCCGTACCCGAGGTGCAGATCGCCGACGCCCTTCGCGCAGGCCGCGTCACACGAGTTGTCGACGACCACGTCGACGTCCCGCTGTTCTGGCAGTACTGGAAGCTCAGTTCGCCGATCCTCGACGCCCTCACCGAACTGACGGTGACCGCCGCAGCCGAGCACTTGGTACCGGTCAGCGCACCACGATCGTCTCGATGA
- a CDS encoding DUF2231 domain-containing protein, whose protein sequence is MPDAQVTRPMIFFHDDVTLPQQRIATFTDVDTFNGLPAHPLLVHIPVVFVPLTAVMAIAVVLWPVAQRRLGVLVPLFALATLIAIPITTGAGEALQEQMGNPPFIEQHADLGAQMIYWSGPLFGLTVVWWALHNERVVAAIGSRLPSLTGRTRRVVDIVIGVAIVAVAIGSVVMVYRIGDSGARAVWE, encoded by the coding sequence TTGCCGGATGCGCAGGTCACGCGGCCAATGATTTTCTTTCACGATGATGTCACGCTTCCTCAACAGAGGATCGCTACGTTCACAGATGTGGATACATTCAACGGATTGCCCGCTCATCCGCTTCTCGTGCACATACCGGTTGTCTTCGTCCCGCTGACCGCAGTCATGGCCATCGCTGTCGTGCTGTGGCCGGTCGCGCAACGTCGATTGGGAGTCCTGGTGCCACTCTTCGCGCTCGCCACGCTGATCGCGATTCCGATCACCACGGGCGCCGGCGAAGCCCTTCAGGAGCAGATGGGCAACCCCCCATTCATCGAGCAACATGCCGATCTCGGTGCGCAGATGATCTATTGGTCGGGGCCCCTGTTCGGGCTCACCGTGGTGTGGTGGGCGCTGCACAACGAACGGGTCGTTGCTGCGATCGGATCGCGGCTGCCGTCGCTGACCGGGCGAACCCGGCGCGTGGTCGACATCGTGATCGGCGTGGCCATTGTGGCCGTCGCCATCGGATCGGTCGTGATGGTCTACCGCATCGGCGACAGCGGCGCCCGGGCGGTGTGGGAATAG